One window of Papaver somniferum cultivar HN1 chromosome 9, ASM357369v1, whole genome shotgun sequence genomic DNA carries:
- the LOC113312630 gene encoding uncharacterized protein LOC113312630, which produces MGNMIGRAIKVDETTLKKDIGYYASVLVEIDLAKFIPSKIWVESKYTKFEQAIHIPKLPKFCNHFQVIGHYVTEYRSKRSETSPTIPIQEPTIEKPKKKWRPKKPQEGIGFDICFPENTSTHFTESNVNTPNNSKETTYIPQQCEPSSGRFHLLQEPQEEFIDKQLNLCSNAPSITNVVNLLPPIIHAINLTSTSIQGIMGQGKDKNVPKEKVVIPNVTTSKQSASSSRTEPNAKDVGVIDSKNFRVREAQKLLKLNLLNEDDLLESISNTKQEIIVEVGGSIITGIHASSLTVDRRELWNSLEEINSLNKPWLIIGDFNAVLSIDAKK; this is translated from the exons ATGGGTAATATGATTGGCAGAGCTATAAAAGTTGATGAAACAACATTGAAGAAGGATATTGGATACTATGCCAGTGTTCTAGTGGAAATAGATTTAGCTAAATTTATACCAAGCAAAATTTGGGTTGAATCTAAGTATACAAAGTTTGAACAAGCAATACATATTCCAAAGTTACCAAAATTCTGTAACCATTTCCAGGTGATAGGTCACTATGTAACAGAATATAGAAGTAAAAGAAGTGAAACATCACCAACAATTCCAATTCAAGAACCAACAATAGAAAAACCTAAGAAGAAGTGGAGACCAAAAAAACCTCAAGAGGGTATTGGTTTTGACATTTGCTTCCCAGAGAATACTTCCACCCATTTTACTGAATCTAATGTGAATACTCCCAATAATTCTAAGGAGACTACTTATATTCCTCAACAATGTGAGCCCTCTTCTGGAAGATTTCATTTATTACAAGAACCTCAAGAAGAGTTTATAG ATAAGCAATTAAATTTGTGTTCCAATGCTCCTAGCATTACAAATGTGGTTAACTTGTTACCACCTATTATTCATGCTATTAATCTTACTTCAACAAGTATCCAAGGAATTATGGGACAAGGAAAGGATAAAAATGTTCCAAAAGAAAAAGTTGTAATACCTAATGTCACTACAAGCAAACAATCAGCTTCCAGTTCAAGGACTGAGCCTAATGCTAAAGATGTTGGAGTTATTGATAGCAAAAATTTCAGGGTAAGAGAAGCCCAAAAGCTTCTCAAACtcaatcttctcaatgaggatgaTTTACTGGAAT CTATATCAAACACTAAGCAAGAAATTATTGTGGAAGTGGGAGGTTCTATAATCACAGGAATTCATGCATCAAGCTTGACTGTTGACAGAAGGGAATTGTGGAACTCCTTGGAAGAAATTAATTCTCTAAATAAACCATGGTTAATTATTGGAGATTTCAATGCTGTCTTGAGTATTGATGCAAAAAAATGA